A genomic segment from Gracilimonas sediminicola encodes:
- a CDS encoding FAD-dependent oxidoreductase, producing MDEKFDCIVIGGGVAGLAAAMTLARNNMKFLLIERGEFAGSKNVSGGVLWGSDLAKLVPNYWEEEDGGWERFINHRRLTFMDEQSTFSLDFKSSHFNEPPYSGVVVLRSKFDNWLSGKVQEAIDASDYAMDSFIATNIKVDEVLMENDKAVGIKTGEDEFHADSVIIAEGVNNLLTRQVGLQDKYVPADHMLTGIKEIIRFDQEVLEQKFQLNGLSGMSNEFVGWATDGVEGGGFLYTNRDTISLGLVLGIKDMREKQKSPHDILNHFKTHPTIADIIKDGEIVEYSAHVVSSGDKRAMPKELYKDGILLAGESANLLMNAGKAIQGMDYAMRSGILAAETIVKAKEKGDFTSATLKEYRKVMDESYVMKDINGFQDAVHLLHTETMQQKVPNLVCDFGRQFFTIKNEPTPKSKDMLKGAIKRHSSIWELAKLGFKAGKSL from the coding sequence ATGGACGAAAAGTTTGATTGTATTGTAATTGGTGGTGGAGTAGCCGGACTGGCTGCAGCCATGACCCTCGCCCGAAACAACATGAAATTCCTGCTAATTGAGCGAGGTGAGTTTGCCGGCTCCAAGAATGTTTCCGGTGGCGTGTTGTGGGGAAGCGACCTTGCCAAGCTGGTTCCCAACTACTGGGAAGAAGAAGACGGAGGCTGGGAGCGTTTTATCAATCATCGCCGGCTTACTTTTATGGATGAGCAATCTACTTTCTCCTTAGACTTTAAGTCGTCTCATTTTAATGAGCCCCCCTATTCCGGTGTTGTTGTGCTTCGGTCAAAGTTTGACAACTGGCTCTCCGGTAAAGTTCAGGAGGCCATCGATGCTTCCGACTATGCCATGGACTCCTTCATTGCTACCAATATTAAGGTGGATGAAGTACTCATGGAGAATGACAAAGCGGTAGGCATCAAAACCGGTGAGGACGAATTTCATGCCGATTCGGTAATTATCGCTGAAGGAGTAAATAACTTACTGACCCGCCAGGTTGGGCTCCAGGATAAGTATGTGCCTGCAGACCACATGCTTACCGGAATAAAGGAAATCATTCGCTTTGATCAGGAAGTGCTGGAACAAAAATTTCAGCTGAACGGACTCAGCGGAATGAGTAACGAATTTGTAGGCTGGGCTACCGATGGTGTAGAAGGCGGTGGATTTCTTTACACCAACCGCGATACGATTTCGCTGGGTTTGGTACTGGGAATCAAAGACATGCGTGAGAAACAGAAAAGTCCGCATGATATTCTGAATCACTTCAAAACCCATCCTACCATCGCTGACATTATAAAGGATGGCGAGATTGTTGAGTACTCGGCTCACGTGGTTTCCTCCGGTGATAAGCGAGCCATGCCTAAAGAATTATATAAAGACGGCATCTTGCTGGCCGGTGAATCTGCCAACTTGCTGATGAATGCCGGTAAAGCTATTCAGGGAATGGACTATGCGATGCGTTCCGGTATTCTCGCAGCTGAAACCATTGTAAAAGCCAAAGAAAAAGGAGATTTCACATCCGCCACGCTGAAAGAATATCGCAAGGTGATGGATGAAAGTTATGTAATGAAAGACATCAACGGTTTCCAGGATGCAGTGCATCTTCTCCACACCGAAACCATGCAACAAAAGGTCCCGAATTTAGTTTGTGACTTTGGACGTCAGTTCTTCACCATTAAAAATGAGCCGACTCCAAAATCGAAAGACATGCTGAAAGGGGCGATCAAACGTCATTCATCTATCTGGGAATTGGCAAAACTCGGATTCAAAGCAGGAAAATCATTATAA
- a CDS encoding four helix bundle protein — MINLNHKQLNVYKKSVELVSEIYRLTENYPKAETFGLTSQMRRAAVSIPSNLSEGASRKSEKDRKRFYRISRSSLVELDTQLEISINLNYLNNNNTKKVEKLANEVFAMLSNMI; from the coding sequence ATGATCAATTTGAATCACAAACAGTTAAACGTTTACAAAAAAAGTGTCGAATTAGTTAGTGAGATTTACAGATTAACTGAAAATTATCCAAAGGCTGAAACTTTTGGCTTAACAAGTCAAATGAGACGAGCTGCCGTTTCAATTCCTTCCAATTTATCAGAAGGTGCTTCAAGAAAATCTGAAAAAGATCGAAAGCGATTCTATCGGATATCCAGATCTTCTTTAGTTGAACTTGATACACAACTTGAAATCTCTATTAATCTCAATTATCTAAATAACAATAACACAAAGAAGGTGGAAAAGCTGGCAAACGAAGTATTTGCTATGCTGTCAAATATGATATAA
- a CDS encoding ferredoxin family protein, giving the protein MKNLKLTERLGLVSYRNQAKSEIKAHIVVDTDICNSSCPHKCTTYVCPANCYTMDDNGKVHFQVEDCIECGTCMYACDQGAVDWNYPDPEIGRGVTWNFG; this is encoded by the coding sequence ATGAAAAACTTAAAACTCACGGAACGACTCGGACTTGTAAGCTATCGTAATCAGGCAAAGTCGGAGATAAAGGCACATATTGTTGTTGATACGGACATTTGTAATTCAAGCTGTCCGCATAAATGTACTACCTACGTTTGTCCCGCAAATTGCTATACGATGGACGACAACGGCAAAGTTCACTTTCAGGTAGAGGATTGCATTGAATGTGGCACCTGCATGTATGCCTGTGACCAGGGAGCGGTAGACTGGAATTATCCGGACCCTGAAATCGGCCGTGGTGTTACCTGGAATTTCGGGTAA
- a CDS encoding type II toxin-antitoxin system VapC family toxin: MILLDTHVWLWWLLDEGPLTKEERETLDESAAQREIAISAASVWETEMLARKGVIDLKPSFKKWIEMATRPQVCKVIPIDQDVILAQDKLPADFPDDPADRLIVATALLNEFPLATKDDKLQNLGF, from the coding sequence ATGATTTTACTTGATACGCACGTCTGGTTGTGGTGGCTGTTGGATGAAGGACCTTTAACTAAGGAGGAGAGGGAAACTTTGGATGAGTCGGCAGCGCAACGCGAAATTGCCATTTCAGCCGCTTCGGTTTGGGAAACGGAAATGCTGGCCCGAAAAGGAGTGATTGACCTGAAGCCTTCTTTCAAAAAATGGATTGAAATGGCTACAAGGCCTCAGGTTTGTAAAGTGATACCGATTGATCAGGATGTGATTTTAGCCCAGGACAAATTACCTGCCGATTTTCCAGATGATCCGGCCGATCGTTTAATTGTAGCAACGGCCTTGCTGAATGAATTTCCCCTGGCTACAAAGGATGATAAGCTTCAGAATTTAGGTTTTTAA